A window from bacterium encodes these proteins:
- the cbiQ gene encoding cobalt ECF transporter T component CbiQ — protein sequence MSFNQSEFFNLGYLDYLSYKDTFIHRLDPRAKLIATLIFIFMVISFPKYEIPGLIPFFIFPIALISLADIPINIILKKLIIVSPFALMVGIFNPILDRKILISLFGLGISGGWISYFSIIIKFILTISSVLILIATTSFPGICMAMEKLGLPSIFVLQLMFIYRYIFVLGEEVVRTNNARELRSFGKRGYEIFIAGSILGNLLLKTIDRSERIYQAMCARGFNGNINLFRKSNFKMIDFFYILILTGIFIVLRFFPVSHTLGKILITFHF from the coding sequence ATGTCATTTAATCAATCTGAATTTTTTAATTTAGGCTATCTGGATTATCTGTCTTACAAGGATACTTTTATTCATCGCCTGGATCCGAGGGCGAAACTTATTGCCACCCTCATTTTTATTTTTATGGTCATATCCTTTCCAAAATATGAGATTCCAGGGCTTATTCCGTTTTTCATATTTCCTATTGCCCTAATCTCACTGGCTGATATTCCAATAAATATCATATTAAAAAAATTGATTATCGTTTCCCCTTTTGCCCTGATGGTAGGAATATTTAATCCTATACTGGACAGAAAAATCCTGATTTCACTATTTGGCCTGGGGATTAGCGGCGGATGGATATCCTATTTCTCGATAATAATAAAATTTATTCTGACGATAAGTTCTGTGTTAATCCTTATCGCAACCACTTCTTTTCCAGGTATTTGCATGGCTATGGAAAAATTAGGCCTGCCAAGTATTTTTGTTTTACAGCTTATGTTTATCTACCGTTATATCTTTGTCCTGGGGGAAGAAGTCGTCCGGACAAATAACGCCAGGGAACTTCGTTCTTTTGGAAAAAGAGGTTATGAAATCTTTATTGCTGGCAGCATTCTCGGAAATCTTCTTTTAAAAACCATCGATCGTTCGGAACGGATTTATCAGGCGATGTGCGCCCGCGGTTTTAACGGCAATATTAATCTTTTCAGAAAAAGTAATTTTAAAATGATTGATTTTTTTTATATATTAATCTTAACCGGTATTTTTATTGTGCTGAGATTTTTTCCGGTCAGTCATACACTTGGAAAGATTCTTATAACTTTTCACTTTTAA
- the hypD gene encoding hydrogenase formation protein HypD, with protein sequence MNSLNLDKFRNPELIKKIVNNIHRLADKPVNIMEVCGTHTMAIAKFGIRGLLPSSINLISGPGCPVCVTPVENIDTIIEISKITNTILVSFGDMLKVPGSKSTLEKARGEGGDIRIIYSPLELLELAETNPGKNIVFAGVGFETTSPTIAAIVIRAKKEKIKNLFILTAFKVIPPALKFIAAQKTLNINGFLLPGHVSAIIGSGPYEFLSEEHGISGVISGFEPVDILYSIYLILKQVKTNHPKIEIQYSRTIRPEGNTKARVLLNEVFEDSTSMWRAIGEIPGSGLIFNKDYYEFSSQARFNIKTGKSKGPKNCLCGKILMGLKTPKECLLFGNICTPQNAIGPCMVSSEGTCAAYYKYQIG encoded by the coding sequence ATGAACTCCCTGAATTTAGATAAATTCCGGAATCCGGAGCTAATAAAAAAAATCGTAAATAATATTCATCGGCTTGCTGATAAACCCGTCAATATAATGGAGGTGTGCGGCACACATACTATGGCTATAGCGAAATTTGGCATACGCGGCCTTCTGCCTTCATCAATCAACCTGATTTCCGGGCCGGGTTGTCCGGTTTGCGTCACCCCGGTTGAAAATATCGACACGATTATCGAAATTTCCAAAATCACAAATACAATTCTTGTAAGTTTCGGGGATATGCTAAAAGTCCCCGGCTCAAAATCCACCCTGGAAAAAGCGCGAGGAGAAGGCGGCGATATCAGGATTATTTATTCCCCTCTTGAACTTCTGGAGCTTGCTGAAACTAATCCCGGGAAAAATATTGTTTTCGCCGGAGTCGGGTTTGAAACTACTTCACCGACTATTGCCGCTATTGTTATCCGGGCAAAAAAAGAAAAAATCAAAAATTTATTTATCCTCACGGCATTTAAAGTTATTCCGCCCGCGCTAAAATTTATTGCGGCGCAGAAAACATTGAATATCAACGGATTTCTTCTGCCGGGGCATGTAAGCGCGATAATCGGGAGCGGGCCTTATGAATTTTTATCCGAAGAACACGGGATTTCGGGCGTTATCAGCGGTTTTGAGCCTGTTGATATACTGTATTCCATTTATCTTATTTTAAAACAGGTAAAAACAAACCACCCCAAAATAGAAATCCAGTACAGCCGCACAATAAGGCCGGAAGGCAATACCAAAGCGCGGGTATTATTAAACGAAGTATTTGAAGATTCCACCTCTATGTGGAGGGCCATTGGAGAGATTCCCGGTTCCGGGTTAATATTCAACAAGGATTATTATGAGTTTTCCAGCCAGGCAAGGTTCAACATTAAAACAGGCAAATCAAAAGGACCGAAAAACTGCCTTTGCGGGAAAATATTGATGGGGTTAAAAACACCAAAGGAATGCCTCCTTTTCGGAAACATATGCACACCCCAAAATGCGATCGGCCCCTGCATGGTTTCAAGCGAGGGAACATGCGCGGCGTATTATAAATATCAAATCGGATAA
- a CDS encoding DUF4198 domain-containing protein: MKRGIISVLTIFFMALTLSNVQAHYHWINVDNYNPMVDEEITISIGYGHQFPAGEVLKKVEKIEKFYLVDPEGKIVHLEVKTQGEGEDKQVSPIKMKSKTKGTYLIVLEKKPGFVSKTTEGYKSQSKKGLQNVLSSSWSEGSAKTFINVGETAGESFLKDIGQRCQIIPLDNPTDLKEGDYLRLKTTLDGKPYSTFVYGTYAEFSEDKDTFAYTTKTNKEGIAKIKILKKGVWLIKTSDTIPYPNPDEADSYSFTNTLTFKIK; encoded by the coding sequence ATGAAAAGAGGTATTATTTCGGTATTGACAATTTTTTTTATGGCATTGACTTTATCAAACGTTCAGGCACATTATCACTGGATTAATGTGGACAATTATAACCCAATGGTTGATGAGGAAATCACAATATCTATAGGTTATGGGCATCAATTTCCAGCGGGAGAAGTGCTTAAAAAAGTTGAGAAGATTGAAAAATTTTATCTTGTTGACCCTGAGGGAAAGATTGTGCACCTTGAGGTTAAAACACAAGGAGAGGGCGAAGATAAACAGGTATCTCCTATAAAGATGAAATCGAAAACAAAAGGAACATATCTTATTGTGTTAGAAAAAAAGCCGGGTTTTGTAAGCAAAACCACAGAGGGTTATAAGTCTCAATCCAAAAAAGGACTGCAGAACGTACTTTCTTCATCATGGTCTGAAGGTTCAGCAAAGACGTTTATTAACGTAGGTGAAACCGCTGGTGAATCCTTTCTAAAAGATATAGGGCAACGTTGTCAAATTATTCCATTGGATAACCCTACTGATTTAAAAGAAGGCGATTATCTGCGATTGAAAACAACTCTTGATGGCAAACCGTACAGCACTTTTGTATACGGCACATATGCAGAGTTTTCAGAAGACAAGGATACATTTGCCTATACTACAAAAACCAATAAAGAAGGTATAGCTAAAATAAAAATTTTGAAAAAAGGAGTATGGCTTATCAAGACAAGTGACACGATACCTTATCCAAACCCTGATGAGGCAGATAGTTACTCTTTCACCAACACTCTGACTTTTAAAATAAAATGA
- a CDS encoding HypC/HybG/HupF family hydrogenase formation chaperone: MCLAIPAKILKIEKSSALADFSGVTRKIALDLLPDAKTGDYVLVHAGFAINKLDKKEAVKTLRLIHELPEFR; this comes from the coding sequence ATGTGTTTAGCAATCCCCGCAAAAATTTTAAAAATTGAAAAATCATCCGCCCTTGCTGATTTCAGCGGCGTAACAAGGAAAATTGCGTTAGACCTCCTGCCTGACGCAAAAACGGGAGATTATGTTTTAGTCCACGCCGGATTTGCCATAAACAAATTAGATAAAAAAGAGGCTGTTAAAACCCTAAGGTTAATTCATGAACTCCCTGAATTTAGATAA
- the hypF gene encoding carbamoyltransferase HypF, whose amino-acid sequence MTRLRLTVYGRVQGVGFRPAIYRAAKRLNLKGWIKNTPHGVSLDIEGNGPALNYFIKNVKYFSPPQAIIKNISIKEFPVKNYSSLNILKSNNLGKNYILLPPDISTCDHCKKELFKNNNRRFLYPFTNCTNCGPRFSITHNVPYDRINTTMSGFKMCGGCQKEFDNPVNRRFHAQPNACAACGPKLYLTDPVKKEIICPDPVKKTIEFLKKGKIIAIKGIGGFHLCCNALNTKAVSNLRDRKKRPDKPFAVMVPDLNTAEKICFINKAEKNILLSPEKPIVLLRKKENIKVPEIVAPQNKYLGIILPYTPLHYLLFYPTGADNFHALVMTSGNITDEPVSRTNSDAYNQLGEIADYFLIHNREINNRCDDSITFYAGNSIRISRRARGYVPNAFEVPSSKKNMEILACGADIKSSFALFTKGRAFLSQYIGELNDKNTLKFFEEAFSRLVQLSGARPKTVLHDLHPDYLSTNFARQYAINKHLKSYGVQHHQAHIASVAAEENLKPPFIGVAFDGTGYGLDGNIWGGEFFIFTKNKILRTAHLDYFSLPGGDTAVKEIWRAAYALMDYNNPGFIDKNNISKLKIIKKMAERNINAPLISSMGRFFDAAACTLGLRNEISYEAQAAIELESLCKNKPKQHYPLFLKKARASGPFDSSEKIIIEPKQILSCLLADKEKGASKEKIAEKFHLTIIKLISEICEILAQTYGTDKILLSGGVFQNKVLVDWLAEEFENKKLKIYFNKLVPANDGGISLGQIWLYLNYVANKNI is encoded by the coding sequence ATGACAAGATTGCGCCTTACCGTTTATGGACGTGTCCAGGGTGTAGGTTTCCGGCCGGCGATTTACCGCGCGGCAAAAAGACTAAATCTAAAAGGATGGATAAAAAATACTCCCCACGGGGTCTCCCTGGACATTGAAGGAAACGGCCCCGCCCTCAATTATTTCATAAAAAATGTAAAATACTTTTCTCCACCGCAGGCAATAATTAAAAATATTTCAATCAAAGAATTTCCCGTAAAAAACTACTCTTCCTTAAATATTTTAAAAAGCAACAACCTGGGTAAAAACTATATCCTGCTCCCCCCTGATATAAGCACGTGTGATCACTGTAAAAAAGAACTGTTTAAAAACAACAACCGGCGATTTCTTTATCCGTTTACGAACTGTACTAATTGCGGTCCCCGTTTTAGTATAACACATAATGTTCCTTATGACCGGATTAATACAACTATGTCTGGTTTTAAAATGTGCGGGGGCTGCCAAAAAGAATTTGATAACCCGGTGAACCGGAGATTTCATGCCCAGCCTAATGCCTGTGCCGCGTGCGGGCCGAAACTATATCTTACAGACCCTGTTAAAAAAGAAATTATTTGCCCTGACCCTGTTAAAAAAACAATAGAATTTCTTAAAAAAGGTAAAATTATTGCGATAAAGGGTATCGGGGGATTTCATCTTTGCTGTAATGCCTTAAACACAAAGGCCGTATCCAACCTGAGGGACAGAAAAAAGAGACCTGATAAACCATTTGCTGTTATGGTCCCTGATTTGAACACAGCAGAAAAAATTTGTTTTATCAATAAAGCGGAAAAAAATATTTTACTCTCGCCGGAAAAACCAATCGTTCTTTTGAGAAAAAAAGAAAACATAAAAGTCCCGGAAATAGTGGCGCCCCAGAATAAATATTTAGGGATAATTCTTCCCTATACACCCCTGCATTACCTGCTGTTTTATCCTACCGGGGCGGATAATTTTCATGCTTTAGTAATGACAAGCGGGAACATAACTGATGAACCTGTCAGCAGGACAAATTCTGACGCCTATAATCAACTGGGGGAAATCGCTGATTATTTTTTAATTCACAACCGCGAAATAAATAACAGGTGCGATGATTCAATAACTTTTTACGCGGGAAATAGTATCAGGATAAGCCGCAGGGCAAGGGGTTATGTCCCCAATGCCTTTGAAGTTCCCTCCTCTAAGAAAAATATGGAAATTTTGGCCTGCGGCGCGGACATAAAAAGCAGTTTCGCGCTTTTCACGAAAGGGAGGGCGTTTTTATCCCAATACATCGGAGAATTAAATGATAAAAACACCCTTAAATTTTTTGAAGAAGCCTTTTCCCGTCTCGTCCAATTATCAGGTGCCAGGCCAAAAACAGTCTTGCATGACCTTCATCCCGATTATCTTAGTACTAATTTTGCCAGACAATACGCCATAAACAAACATTTAAAATCTTATGGTGTCCAGCACCACCAGGCCCATATCGCGAGCGTCGCCGCGGAAGAAAACCTGAAACCTCCCTTCATCGGTGTGGCCTTTGACGGGACGGGTTATGGTCTTGACGGGAATATCTGGGGTGGAGAATTTTTTATATTCACAAAAAATAAAATCTTAAGAACAGCGCACCTGGATTATTTCTCGCTGCCAGGGGGGGACACCGCTGTGAAAGAAATATGGCGGGCCGCGTACGCTCTGATGGATTATAATAATCCCGGCTTTATTGATAAGAACAACATATCCAAATTGAAAATCATCAAAAAAATGGCAGAAAGAAATATTAACGCGCCGTTAATATCGAGCATGGGAAGATTTTTTGACGCGGCCGCGTGCACACTGGGGTTGAGAAATGAAATAAGCTACGAGGCCCAGGCCGCTATTGAACTGGAATCATTGTGTAAAAACAAACCAAAACAACACTATCCATTATTTCTGAAAAAAGCAAGGGCATCCGGCCCGTTTGATTCATCAGAAAAGATAATAATTGAGCCAAAACAAATCTTGTCTTGCCTTTTAGCGGACAAAGAAAAAGGGGCCTCAAAAGAAAAAATAGCTGAAAAGTTTCATTTGACGATAATAAAACTCATATCCGAAATCTGTGAAATCCTCGCGCAGACTTACGGAACAGATAAAATCCTCTTAAGCGGCGGAGTATTTCAAAACAAGGTTTTAGTTGACTGGCTGGCCGAGGAATTTGAAAATAAAAAACTTAAAATATATTTTAATAAATTGGTACCGGCTAACGATGGCGGGATAAGCCTCGGTCAAATATGGCTTTATCTTAATTATGTTGCAAATAAAAACATCTGA
- a CDS encoding ABC transporter ATP-binding protein has protein sequence MSHHIIEAENIHFVYPDGTKAVNGISFKIVHGESVGIVGPNGAGKSTLILQLNGFFLPSSGHLNIGGTPVNKNTKTEIRRHVGLVFQDPDDQLFMPTVFDDVAFGPLNLGLSPEIVEQRVNKSLSTVGCMELKQKPSHHLSMGQKRAVSIATVLSMEPDILVMDEPTSFLDHYSRRHLINLLKKFTHTKIIVSHDLDLVLDVCERCIMLNDGKIQADGVTKDILLNKTLLEKNKLELPLSLQKTQ, from the coding sequence ATGAGCCATCATATTATCGAAGCAGAAAATATCCATTTTGTATATCCCGATGGAACCAAAGCGGTTAATGGCATATCGTTTAAAATAGTTCACGGCGAATCAGTGGGAATTGTAGGTCCTAATGGCGCGGGTAAATCAACCTTGATTTTGCAGTTAAACGGTTTTTTTCTGCCCAGTTCCGGACATCTGAACATAGGGGGAACACCCGTCAATAAAAATACAAAAACAGAAATCAGGCGGCACGTCGGACTAGTATTTCAGGATCCTGATGACCAGTTGTTTATGCCTACCGTTTTTGATGATGTAGCATTTGGTCCTTTGAATTTGGGATTGTCCCCGGAGATAGTTGAGCAAAGAGTCAACAAGTCTTTATCTACGGTAGGTTGCATGGAATTAAAGCAAAAACCTTCTCACCATCTTTCCATGGGGCAAAAACGGGCTGTTTCAATTGCTACTGTTTTATCTATGGAACCTGATATCCTGGTCATGGATGAACCAACATCATTTCTTGACCATTATTCCCGCAGGCACTTGATCAATCTCCTAAAAAAATTCACCCATACAAAAATTATTGTATCCCACGACCTGGATTTAGTCCTGGATGTGTGTGAAAGATGTATAATGTTAAACGATGGGAAAATCCAGGCGGACGGGGTAACAAAAGATATACTTTTAAACAAAACCCTTTTAGAAAAAAATAAGCTTGAGCTTCCTCTTTCCCTGCAAAAAACCCAATAG
- a CDS encoding CapA family protein, translating into MKINFKVFFFSVFFVTIISCIIFLHRAKAENNKPEVTLLAAGDILFDSEIEDIIKSKGGRNIFEKVAPILKQGDIVFGNLESMMGTKKGVPIYKDLKPYNFLASLDRHKILKENGFNVLNLANNHTMDYGPGPIRETRQLLLKEGMHFFGAGQNLNEARGPAIIIIKGIKFAFLGYSKTYPQDGYASENKAGIAPINLDYIREDIKNIRGKSDFVIVSIHWGTEYKFMPDERQKEIAHKTIDSGADMILGHHPHVLQGIEIYKNKFIIYSLGNFLFDQENYWKDKSIILSCNFSKDRLKSIKIIPIDRYEKYLPKPAEGNEKNIILNKIKQISLPLNSGTDIFKNSGLF; encoded by the coding sequence ATGAAAATTAATTTCAAGGTATTTTTTTTCAGCGTTTTTTTTGTAACAATTATTTCCTGCATTATTTTTCTTCACAGAGCAAAGGCAGAAAATAATAAACCGGAAGTAACCCTCCTTGCGGCCGGGGACATATTGTTTGATTCTGAAATAGAAGACATCATAAAATCCAAAGGGGGAAGAAATATATTTGAGAAAGTCGCGCCTATACTTAAACAGGGGGACATCGTCTTTGGAAACCTCGAATCCATGATGGGGACGAAAAAAGGCGTTCCAATTTATAAAGATCTGAAACCTTATAATTTTTTGGCCTCTTTGGACAGGCATAAAATTTTAAAAGAAAATGGTTTCAATGTGTTAAACCTCGCGAACAATCACACCATGGATTACGGGCCCGGACCTATCAGGGAAACCCGCCAGCTTCTTTTAAAGGAAGGAATGCATTTTTTTGGAGCGGGACAAAATTTAAATGAAGCCAGAGGTCCTGCGATAATAATTATCAAAGGGATTAAATTCGCGTTCCTTGGTTACAGCAAAACTTATCCCCAGGATGGTTACGCCTCGGAAAATAAGGCAGGCATCGCCCCTATTAATTTAGATTATATCCGGGAGGACATAAAAAATATTCGCGGGAAATCGGATTTTGTCATAGTTTCCATACACTGGGGAACGGAATATAAATTTATGCCGGATGAAAGACAAAAAGAAATCGCCCATAAAACAATCGATTCCGGGGCAGACATGATTTTAGGGCATCACCCCCATGTCCTGCAGGGAATAGAAATATATAAAAATAAATTTATTATTTACAGCCTCGGGAACTTTCTTTTCGACCAGGAAAATTACTGGAAGGACAAAAGCATAATCTTATCCTGCAACTTCAGCAAAGACAGGTTGAAATCCATTAAGATTATACCTATCGACCGTTATGAAAAATACCTGCCAAAACCTGCCGAGGGTAATGAAAAAAACATAATTTTAAATAAAATAAAACAAATTTCCCTGCCGTTAAATTCCGGCACAGATATCTTTAAAAATTCAGGTTTGTTTTAA
- a CDS encoding diguanylate cyclase — protein MGKREFTESDIINILVVKNRDITLKLLKKLLPGKRYNFEIAKNHNEAIKKVSKGKYEIVVTEFKFGGEKDIELIKRLKDTKSQLCLLVTTGFSSIKDALDSLKAGAYDYIPVPFDEEAAKIILNKAVERQQLYKEKEKYKELSNLDSLTGLFNHRHFHELLENEIKRSKRYLNKFSLLMIDIDNFKHFNDTYGHFEGDLILKSISSFFLGNVRDIDHVCRYGGEEFAIILPETNKNGALVLAHRLRLLIPISISKSSLLKCHVEPTISIGLCCYPGDSMVKDELIQKADLALYQAKHLGKNRVCTFMPELIKTKK, from the coding sequence ATGGGAAAAAGGGAGTTTACCGAGTCAGACATAATTAATATCTTAGTCGTTAAAAATAGGGACATAACATTAAAGCTTTTAAAAAAATTATTGCCCGGGAAAAGATATAATTTTGAAATAGCTAAAAACCATAATGAAGCTATAAAAAAAGTTTCCAAAGGAAAATATGAAATTGTTGTTACGGAATTCAAGTTTGGGGGTGAAAAAGATATTGAACTGATAAAACGGTTAAAAGATACAAAATCACAGCTCTGCCTGCTTGTCACTACCGGTTTTTCCTCCATTAAAGATGCGTTAGACTCTTTGAAAGCCGGCGCATATGATTATATACCTGTTCCGTTTGATGAAGAAGCCGCAAAGATAATACTGAATAAGGCGGTTGAACGGCAGCAGCTCTATAAAGAAAAGGAAAAATATAAGGAACTCTCCAACCTGGACAGCCTGACCGGCCTTTTTAACCACCGGCATTTTCATGAACTTTTGGAAAACGAAATTAAACGAAGCAAAAGATACCTGAATAAATTTTCCCTTCTAATGATTGATATTGATAATTTTAAACATTTTAACGATACATATGGCCATTTTGAAGGTGATTTAATTTTAAAAAGCATTTCCAGCTTTTTCCTGGGAAATGTCCGCGATATTGACCATGTATGCAGGTATGGAGGGGAGGAATTTGCTATTATTCTCCCTGAAACTAATAAAAACGGCGCGCTGGTTTTGGCTCACCGCCTCCGTTTGTTAATTCCCATATCTATCAGTAAATCCAGCTTATTAAAATGTCATGTCGAACCTACTATAAGCATTGGATTGTGCTGTTACCCGGGGGACTCTATGGTCAAGGATGAATTGATTCAAAAGGCCGACCTTGCGCTTTACCAGGCCAAACATCTTGGGAAAAACAGGGTTTGCACCTTCATGCCGGAGTTAATAAAAACTAAAAAATGA
- a CDS encoding energy transducer TonB, translating into MLNDRFIKTTFMLSILGHCLLLLIPKLNSKILPNQGKNIVIMVDPEIDMSVFNNIETEKIMQKESNKEIEKKSKIFIQEAIEESNPFEKEPVEFNGHEKLDIIENPALYDENILEIKTIKLGMEDNPHLVLEEMPSYSHSKIDMKIRIGKSENDEEPFFRKKSLNGLENKTLIRRSAGAEEGLEPAPTVQNVIHNYQGIIKQKIENSKTYPVMAQRHGIEGKIFVYFTISSNGLTDDIKIVSSSGSEILDKEAIAAVKRASPFPPIPKELNCSCLNIKVAIVFSLS; encoded by the coding sequence ATGTTGAATGACAGGTTTATAAAAACTACATTTATGCTTTCTATTTTGGGACATTGTCTGCTTCTGCTTATACCAAAACTGAATAGTAAAATTTTGCCTAATCAAGGAAAAAACATTGTAATTATGGTTGATCCGGAGATAGATATGTCTGTTTTTAATAATATTGAAACAGAAAAAATTATGCAAAAAGAAAGTAATAAAGAAATAGAAAAAAAATCGAAGATATTTATCCAAGAAGCAATTGAAGAATCCAACCCTTTTGAAAAAGAGCCGGTTGAATTTAACGGACATGAAAAACTTGATATTATAGAAAATCCGGCTCTTTATGACGAAAATATCTTAGAAATAAAAACAATAAAATTAGGGATGGAGGACAATCCCCATCTGGTTTTAGAAGAAATGCCTTCATATTCACATAGCAAGATAGACATGAAAATCCGTATAGGAAAATCAGAAAATGATGAAGAGCCATTTTTCCGAAAAAAAAGTTTGAATGGCCTGGAAAATAAAACATTAATCAGACGATCGGCTGGTGCAGAGGAGGGTTTGGAACCCGCCCCTACTGTTCAAAATGTAATTCACAACTATCAAGGTATAATCAAACAAAAAATAGAAAATTCAAAGACGTATCCTGTCATGGCGCAAAGACATGGAATCGAAGGCAAGATTTTTGTCTATTTTACAATCTCCTCAAATGGCCTTACAGATGATATAAAAATAGTTTCTTCCTCCGGTTCTGAAATCCTTGATAAAGAGGCCATTGCCGCGGTTAAGAGAGCCAGCCCTTTCCCTCCTATTCCAAAGGAATTAAATTGCTCCTGTCTTAATATTAAAGTGGCGATTGTTTTTAGTTTGAGTTAA
- a CDS encoding DUF3108 domain-containing protein, whose product MNKKISVFLFILAVFVLLPVFHTKGDKISVGEKFTYKVKWGSIPVASSELIVLDTAEVQNQLTYHVMNRVWTEGVLAVFFKVENTVESFIDVNSLFTWRYVKNIKEGRYRDNLVVDFDQINHIAIKQDTTFAIPENVQDPLSILWYFKKLDIKEGDVMDFSYCDGKKNETIQIRVLKKEKLSTPAGEFMTDVIEFSVGKKERKYLKKDIRLKVWFSDDEMRMPVFIQANSPVGTITGVLTGSNKVNFGNQKNSENTK is encoded by the coding sequence ATGAATAAAAAGATATCGGTTTTTTTATTTATCTTGGCTGTCTTTGTTCTTTTGCCTGTGTTTCATACAAAGGGCGACAAGATATCCGTTGGTGAAAAATTTACCTATAAGGTAAAATGGGGCAGTATTCCTGTTGCTTCCTCAGAATTAATTGTTTTAGATACAGCCGAGGTCCAAAATCAATTGACGTATCACGTAATGAACAGGGTATGGACTGAAGGTGTCCTCGCGGTTTTTTTTAAAGTGGAAAATACCGTTGAATCATTTATCGATGTTAACAGTTTGTTTACATGGCGATATGTAAAAAACATAAAAGAAGGCCGTTACAGGGATAACCTGGTTGTAGATTTTGATCAGATAAACCATATTGCAATAAAACAAGATACTACTTTTGCAATACCGGAAAATGTCCAGGACCCGCTTTCTATTTTGTGGTATTTCAAAAAATTAGATATCAAGGAAGGCGATGTCATGGATTTTTCATATTGTGACGGTAAAAAAAATGAAACTATCCAGATTCGGGTTTTAAAAAAGGAAAAGCTTTCAACCCCGGCAGGTGAATTTATGACTGACGTAATTGAATTCTCTGTTGGGAAAAAAGAACGGAAATATCTAAAGAAGGATATCCGGTTAAAAGTGTGGTTTAGCGACGATGAAATGAGAATGCCTGTTTTTATCCAGGCAAATTCTCCCGTAGGCACAATCACAGGGGTCCTCACAGGCTCAAATAAGGTAAACTTCGGTAACCAAAAAAATTCTGAAAACACGAAATGA